The Erigeron canadensis isolate Cc75 chromosome 4, C_canadensis_v1, whole genome shotgun sequence genome window below encodes:
- the LOC122596834 gene encoding peroxidase 5-like: MNMSSVVIIRVLKLSLVCMILLALDTVEAQQKLTMGFYKTTCPTAEQIVRDTVTKAVTANPGMAAGIIRLYFHDCFVRGCDASLLLKTIPGNEVESEQDAGANAGTLRGFEIIDQAKARIEAACPKTVSCADILAFAARDSTNVVGGFSYAVPSGRRDGRVSNISEVDLPGPSFNLNALKRAFATRGMSVGDLVALSAAHSIGRADCRFAASRLYLFNGNGTDPSLDPKYAALMKKKCPKDKLSGVTELDIVTPNRLDNQYYRNVNQHQVLFSSDQSLLDSTMTARMVSNYANNPIAWRKDFAAAMVRLGSVKVLTGTKGEIRKKCGAIN; the protein is encoded by the exons ATGAACATGTCTAGTGTGGTTATAATTAGAGTCTTGAAGCTCTCTCTTGTGTGCATGATTCTGTTGGCTTTAGATACTGTAGAAGCTCAACAGAAGTTGACAATGGGGTTTTACAAAACCACGTGTCCGACTGCTGAGCAAATTGTCAGAGATACTGTGACTAAGGCGGTGACCGCGAACCCTGGAATGGCTGCTGGTATTATCCGGCTTTACTTCCATGACTGCTTTGTGAGG GGTTGCGACGCTTCACTTCTACTAAAGACGATACCAGGCAATGAAGTTGAGTCTGAGCAAGATGCTGGGGCAAATGCTGGGACGTTAAGGGGATTCGAGATAATAGATCAAGCTAAGGCCCGGATTGAAGCTGCATGTCCAAAAACTGTCTCATGTGCTGACATCTTGGCTTTTGCAGCCCGTGATAGTACCAACGTTGTGGGTGGTTTCTCTTATGCAGTCCCATCAGGACGAAGAGACGGAAGGGTTTCAAATATAAGTGAAGTGGACCTTCCAGGACCAAGCTTCAACTTAAACGCCCTCAAGAGGGCGTTTGCCACTAGAGGAATGAGCGTTGGGGATTTGGTGGCGCTCTCTGCAGCCCACTCTATAGGTAGAGCGGACTGCAGATTTGCTGCATCCCGTCTCTACTTATTTAATGGAAACGGTACTGATCCTTCATTGGATCCAAAATACGCAGCCTTGATGAAAAAGAAATGTCCAAAGGATAAACTCTCCGGTGTAACAGAACTTGATATAGTGACACCAAATCGCCTAGACAATCAATACTATCGTAACGTGAATCAACATCAGGTTCTGTTTTCTTCGGATCAATCTTTATTAGATAGTACAATGACAGCAAGAATGGTATCTAATTATGCAAATAACCCAATTGCTTGGAGAAAGGATTTTGCAGCAGCAATGGTCCGTTTAGGTTCTGTTAAGGTATTAACAGGGACCAAAGGAGAGATTCGTAAAAAGTGTGGGGCTATAAATTAA